A DNA window from Aureibaculum sp. 2308TA14-22 contains the following coding sequences:
- the bla gene encoding subclass B1 metallo-beta-lactamase, translated as MKIKYLISILVLFALVSCKSQQKKEVYKTENLIIKQLTENTFVHISYLKTEDFGNVACNGMLFINGDEAMVFDTPTNDVTSKELIDWLKNNKKVNVKGVVATHFHDDCLGGLTEFHKSNIPSYASKKTIELAKEQNSEIPKVSLDFDQDLELNGKKVKNLFFGEGHTKDNIVSYIPSEKVLFGGCLLKTVGAKKGYLGDANITEWSNTVAKIKKELPDIEYVIPGHGKTGGTELLTYTIQLFNE; from the coding sequence ATGAAAATTAAATACCTAATAAGCATTTTGGTTCTTTTTGCCTTAGTTTCCTGTAAGTCTCAACAGAAGAAGGAAGTCTATAAAACAGAAAACCTTATCATTAAACAATTAACCGAAAACACTTTTGTTCATATCTCTTATTTAAAAACCGAAGATTTTGGTAATGTAGCTTGTAACGGCATGCTATTTATTAATGGTGACGAAGCTATGGTTTTTGACACTCCAACTAATGATGTAACTTCTAAAGAATTAATTGATTGGTTAAAAAATAACAAAAAAGTCAACGTTAAAGGGGTTGTGGCAACGCATTTTCATGATGATTGCCTTGGTGGATTAACCGAATTTCATAAAAGTAACATCCCATCTTATGCTTCTAAAAAAACCATAGAATTAGCAAAAGAGCAAAACTCAGAAATCCCTAAAGTTAGTTTAGATTTTGACCAAGATTTAGAACTCAACGGCAAAAAAGTGAAGAATCTCTTTTTCGGTGAAGGACATACAAAAGATAATATTGTGAGCTATATACCAAGTGAAAAAGTACTCTTTGGAGGTTGTTTATTAAAAACAGTTGGAGCAAAAAAAGGATATTTGGGAGATGCAAACATTACAGAGTGGTCTAATACAGTTGCAAAGATTAAAAAAGAGTTGCCTGATATAGAATATGTTATTCCTGGGCACGGAAAAACTGGCGGAACTGAATTGCTGACCTACACAATACAGCTGTTCAATGAATAA
- a CDS encoding cupin domain-containing protein, translating into MSKKYSIQKSPFVVPTDDGKLIEEHFGLATDGNSNISIAHMIAPPNWSEPFQTPKFDEYTYIIKGEKQFIIEGEKIVLEAGQSIKINKNTRVQYSNPFDVPCEYLAICNPAFSMNLVNRES; encoded by the coding sequence ATGAGTAAAAAATACAGTATACAAAAATCACCATTTGTTGTTCCAACAGATGATGGTAAACTTATCGAAGAACATTTTGGTTTAGCAACCGATGGCAACTCCAATATCAGCATTGCCCACATGATAGCTCCTCCAAATTGGTCAGAGCCTTTTCAAACTCCAAAATTTGATGAATATACTTATATTATTAAAGGCGAAAAACAATTTATAATTGAAGGTGAGAAAATAGTTTTAGAAGCGGGGCAATCCATAAAAATAAATAAAAATACGAGAGTACAATACTCAAATCCTTTTGATGTACCTTGCGAATATTTAGCCATTTGTAATCCCGCATTTTCAATGAATTTAGTAAATAGAGAATCTTAA